The Rutidosis leptorrhynchoides isolate AG116_Rl617_1_P2 unplaced genomic scaffold, CSIRO_AGI_Rlap_v1 contig630, whole genome shotgun sequence genome contains a region encoding:
- the LOC139884951 gene encoding uncharacterized protein: protein ARRRREQSPEGPPPVVPPPPAAAARHSVSDFRFVPSRPAGSSRGGEGSSRNRGRRGDASSDEDYTVPPVRDYHVFSNMDGPNEVTNRRIPGAPELYNGDPNNIKLGMHFSNKEELNGAIAIWSTRRGREFRTTKSDKVTWAVECVNRPNKRTKIPHDGIICQWKARALFRSEYRTWQITVWCDGHNCEGAENDREDRNISQGHVAYVIMGKIRDKPNYPIKAIVEDCEAAFGCKIGRKKAWDGKRVAMNQVYGDWETNFRQLPGYMRALENCRDGTKVQWKFKKEDGIVHRRRKIFRYVFWHFGATRLTFEHSHPVVTVDATHLRGAYKGKAIVAVVKTANDRVVPIAYAIIDEESNHSWYWFLKYLKLHVLRDRFTCIISDRNSGILSATAKLDTKFPNWGVHRYCMEHIRANMLSNVPKKAGLYALSWTVGTELDEAKYTQAWADLIELSPAAATYLQRIPLQKWTLILDGFHRWGTTTSNDVESYNNVLRGDRFLPIRAFVQATHAKVMAIFVDEMSKINRYRYALAEKPMAKFEANKLRSRRYDVSLYPNAPGRVFNVKSPPMRFGVAGNEHTVQFDMGSCSCLHWNTYRIPCSHAMAVAKELHVRRLDLVHSCYTRTGWRQQFSGVFAPLPNPWPESDFLLLPDDTRMVHHTGPGRRRTAVEHVVRPYGLHGNAHLYDEHNDDDSEDVDYHVDDDDDEDDEDDEDDEDDEEDDEDVEDDD, encoded by the exons CGCCAGACGACGCAGAGAGCAATCACCCGAGGGACCTCCGCCTGTTGTACCTCCTCCTCCGGCTGCCGCCGCTCGTCATTCCGTATCAGATTTTAGATTTGTACCCTCTCGTCCCGCTGGATCCTCTCGCGGGGGAGAGGGTAGTAGCAGAAATCGCGGTAGACGAGGAGACGCCTCATCGGACGAGGATTACACCGTCCCACCGGTAAGAGACTATCATGTGTTCAGCAACATGGATGGTCCTAATGAGGTAACAAATCGCCGCATTCCTGGTGCTCCAGAATTATACAATGGGGACCCTAATAATATAAAGCTTGGAATGCATTTCTCTAACAAGGAAGAGCTTAATGGTGCGATAGCGATCTGGTCAACGAGAAGGGGAAGAGAATTTCGCACGACGAAGTCAGACAAGGTAACTTGGGCTGTAGAATGCGTTAATCGTCCGAACAAACGTACTAAGATACCGCATGACGGTATTATATGCCAATGGAAGGCCCGGGCTTTGTTCAGGAGCGAATATCGCACATGGCAAATTACTGTCTGGTGTGACGGGCACAATTGCGAAGGTGCGGAGAACGACCGTGAAGACAGGAATATTTCGCAAGGCCACGTTGCCTACGTGATAATGGGAAAGATTCGCGACAAACCAAATTACCCGATCAAGGCCATAGTTGAAGACTGTGAAGCTGCATTCGGCTGTAAAATAGGGAGGAAAAAAGCTTGGGACGGTAAGCGAGTGGCGATGAACCAGGTGTACGGAGACTGGGAGACAAATTTTCGCCAACTTCCCGGCTACATGCGAGCTCTTGAGAACTGTCGCGATGGGACTAAAGTGCAGTGGAAGTTCAAGAAGGAGGATGGGATTGTGCATAGAAGGAGGAAGATTTTCAG GTACGTATTTTGGCATTTTGGCGCCACGAGACTCACTTTTGAACACAGCCACCCCGTAGTTACTGTCGACGCAACGCATCTACGTGGAGCGTATAAGGGTAAGGCGATCGTAGCGGTCGTAAAGACTGCCAACGACAGAGTCGTGCCTATCGCATATGCGATCATAGACGAAGAGTCGAACCACAGTTGGTATTGGTTCTTAAAGTACCTGAAACTTCACGTTCTACGAGATAGGTTCACCTGCATCATCTCCGATCGTAATTCGGGCATCCTGTCGGCTACTGCTAAGCTCGATACGAAATTTCCAAACTGGGGTGTTCACAG GTATTGTATGGAGCACATTCGTGCTAATATGCTGTCTAACGTTCCGAAGAAGGCCGGTTTGTATGCCTTATCTTGGACGGTCGGTACCGAGTTGGATGAGGCTAAGTATACCCAAGCATGGGCAGATCTCATAGAATTGAGTCCAGCTGCGGCGACGTATCTGCAACGTATTCCCCTACAGAAGTGGACATTGATCCTAGACGGATTCCACCGATGGGGAACAACCACCTCGAACGACGTTGAGAGTTACAATAACGTACTTAGAGGCGACCGCTTCTTGCCGATCAGGGCGTTCGTTCAGGCCACGCACGCCAAAGTCATGGCGATATTTGTGGACGAAATGTCGAAGATAAATAGATACAGATATGCGCTCGCAGAAAAACCAATGGCAAAGTTCGAGGCTAACAAATTGAGATCAAGACGGTACGATGTCTCGTTATATCCAAATGCTCCCGGTCGTGTGTTCAACGTTAAGTCTCCGCCAATGCGTTTCGGAGTTGCAGGCAACGAACATACAGTTCAATTCGATATGGGTTCATGCTCATGCTTACATTGGAACACTTACAGGATACCTTGTTCTCATGCAATGGCAGTCGCGAAGGAACTCCACGTCCGCCGTCTCGACCTTGTCCATAGTTGCTACACGAGGACTGGTTGGAGACAACAGTTTAGTGGTGTGTTCGCCCCTCTTCCAAATCCTTGGCCCGAATCAGATTTTTTGCTCCTACCGGACGACACTCGCATGGTTCATCATACCGGTCCTGGCCGAAGAAGA ACTGCCGTTGAACATGTTGTACGACCCTACGGACTTCACGGAAACGCGCATCTCTATGATGAGCACAACGATGATGATAGTGAAGATGTTGACTACCACgtggacgacgacgacgacgaggaCGATGAGGACGACGAGGACGACGAGGacgacgaggaagatgatgaggatGTCGAAGAtgacgattag